From Myotis daubentonii chromosome 7, mMyoDau2.1, whole genome shotgun sequence, a single genomic window includes:
- the NEU2 gene encoding sialidase-2 — translation MASLPVLQKERVFKSGAQAYRIPALLYLPQQKTLLAFAERRKSKKDEDAELIVLRRGSYDESTHRVQWHAQEEVAQAQLEGHRSMNPSPLYDEKTGTLFLFFIAIPRQVSEQHQLHTKVNVTRLCQVTSTDHGRSWSPTRDLTDSAIGSAHGEWATFAVGPGHCLQLHNEAQSLVVPAYAYRKLRAHRWPSPSAFCFISHNHGLTWERGNFVAPETVECQVAEVGGAKQRMIYLNARSPRGARIQAESVNNGLDFRGAQLVQKLVEPPHGCHGSVIAFPSPRAGPGSSDKWLLYTHPTDPRQRTNLGAYLNTRPPASNAWSHPALLAEGSCAYSDLQSLGVGPDGSPQFGCLYEHDNYEEIIFLMFTLKQVFPTEFSAQ, via the exons atgGCATCCCTCCCCGTCCTGCAGAAGGAGAGAGTGTTCAAGTCGGGAGCACAGGCCTACAGAATCCCTGCTCTGCTCTACCTGCCGCAGCAGAAGACTCTGCTAGCCTTCGCAGAAAGGCGCAAGAGCAAGAAGGATGAGGATGCAGAGCTGATTGTCCTGCGCAGGGGAAGCTATGATGAGTCCACCCACCGGGTCCAG TGGCATGCTCAGGAAGAGGTGGCCCAAGCCCAGCTGGAGGGCCACCGGTCCATGAATCCAAGTCCCTTGTATGACGAGAAAACGGGgaccctcttcctcttcttcattgCCATCCCCAGGCAGGTCTCTGAGCAACACCAACTCCACACCAAGGTCAATGTGACACGGCTGTGCCAAGTCACCAGCACCGACCACGGCAGGTCCTGGAGCCCCACCAGAGACCTCACCGACTCTGCCATTGGCTCAGCCCACGGGGAATGGGCCACCTTTGCGGTGGGCCCGGGGCACTGTCTGCAGCTGCACAATGAGGCGCAGAGCCTGGTGGTGCCAGCCTACGCCTACCGGAAACTCCGTGCCCACCGGTGGCCCAGCCCCTCTGCTTTCTGCTTCATCAGCCACAACCACGGGCTCACGTGGGAAAGAGGCAACTTTGTGGCCCCGGAAACCGTGGAATGCCAAGTGGCTGAGGTTGGGGGTGCAAAACAGAGGATGATATATCTCAATGCTAGAAGCCCCCGTGGGGCCAGGATTCAGGCCGAGAGTGTCAACAACGGGCTTGATTTCAGGGGGGCCCAATTGGTCCAGAAGCTTGTGGAGCCTCCCCATGGCTGCCATGGGAGTGTGATCGccttccccagccccagagcGGGGCCTGGCTCCTCAGACAAGTGGCTGCTCTACACTCACCCTACTGACCCCCGGCAGAGAACCAACCTAGGTGCCTACCTCAATACACGGCCCCCAGCCTCTAACGCCTGGTCCCACCCGGCCCTGCTGGCTGAGGGCAGCTGCGCCTACTCAGACCTTCAGAGCCTGGGTGTCGGCCCTGATGGCTCACCCCAGTTTGGGTGTCTGTACGAACATGATAACTACGAGGAGATCATCTTCCTCATGTTCACCCTGAAACAAGTCTTCCCAACTGAATTTTCGGCTCAGTGA